A single window of Flavobacterium sp. 140616W15 DNA harbors:
- a CDS encoding L-threonine 3-dehydrogenase, translating to MNPKILIIGACGQIGTELTQKLRKLYGTENVIASDIRKLNTDVVNSGPFEVVNALDFNQIEHLVEVHKITDIYLMAALLSATAEKNPAFAWDLNMNSLFHVLNLAKAKKIKKIFWPSSIAVFGPTTPKENTPQYTVMEPSTVYGISKQAGERWCEYYHNIYGVDVRSIRYPGLISWSTPPGGGTTDYAVDIFYKAIADKKYECFLSSETKMPMMYMDDAIDATINIMKAPVEQIKIHSSYNLAAMSFTPTEIANEIKKHIPEFEITYNPDFRQKIADSWPASIDDSSAREDWDWKHTFDLETMTKDMLEHLGDKK from the coding sequence ATGAATCCTAAAATATTAATCATTGGTGCATGCGGCCAAATTGGAACGGAGCTTACGCAAAAACTACGCAAGTTATACGGAACTGAAAATGTAATCGCTTCAGACATTCGTAAATTAAATACAGATGTTGTTAATTCTGGTCCTTTTGAAGTTGTGAATGCCTTAGATTTCAATCAAATCGAACACCTTGTAGAAGTTCATAAAATAACTGATATTTATTTAATGGCAGCTTTACTATCTGCTACAGCTGAAAAAAACCCTGCATTTGCCTGGGATCTGAACATGAACTCATTGTTTCACGTTTTGAACTTAGCGAAAGCAAAAAAAATAAAAAAGATTTTCTGGCCATCAAGTATTGCTGTTTTTGGACCAACTACTCCAAAAGAAAACACACCACAATATACTGTAATGGAACCTTCAACTGTTTATGGAATTAGTAAACAAGCTGGTGAAAGATGGTGCGAATACTACCATAATATTTATGGCGTAGATGTTCGAAGCATACGTTATCCAGGTCTAATTAGTTGGTCAACTCCTCCTGGTGGTGGAACAACTGATTATGCTGTTGATATTTTCTACAAGGCTATTGCTGATAAAAAATACGAATGCTTTTTATCATCTGAAACCAAAATGCCAATGATGTATATGGATGATGCAATCGATGCAACCATTAATATTATGAAAGCACCTGTTGAGCAAATAAAAATTCATTCTTCATACAATTTAGCTGCAATGAGTTTCACACCAACAGAAATTGCAAACGAAATTAAAAAACATATTCCTGAATTTGAGATTACTTACAATCCAGATTTCCGTCAGAAAATCGCTGATAGCTGGCCTGCAAGTATCGACGATAGTTCTGCGAGAGAAGATTGGGATTGGAAACATACTTTTGATCTTGAGACAATGACGAAAGATATGTTGGAACATTTGGGTGACAAAAAATAA
- a CDS encoding M1 family metallopeptidase has protein sequence MRKIILLSFLSLSFGSLVAQNAPYWQQHVDYKMDVSMDVKNYLYKGKQELVYTNNSPDTLRKVFYHLFFNAFQPGSEMDARVQTIKDPDGRMINKIKVDGKDVKESRMKTLKPNEIGFLNITNFKQDGVTAVTRTSGTIMEVTLAKPILPNSKTTFTLEFDGQVPVQIRRAGRNSTEGVALSMSQWYPKLAEFDFEGWHADPYIAREFHGVWGNFDVKITIDKDYTIGGSGYLQNKNEIGHGYQDAGVTVVYPKKTKTLTWHFVAPMVHDFTWAADNEYIHDVVKGPNDVDLHFFYKNNPKIIENWKNLQPLMVKVMDFYNNKIGPYPYKQYSFIQGGDGGMEYAMCTLMLGNGTLQGMLGTATHELGHAWFQHVLASNESKHPWMDEGFTTYVEDMALNELAGDKKEANPFKGNYTAYYNLVASGKEQPQSTHGDRYDENRPYSISSYVKGSIFLSQLAYVIGQDNLDATLKRYYNDFKFKHPSPNDIKRTAERVSGAELDWYLIDWTQTTNTIDYGIKEVSDSGNKTVVTLERIGRMPMPIDLIVEYTDGTKESFYIPLRMMNFIKENPNPSVKRTVLNDWAWAMPTYNFTIDKSKSAIKKITIDPSGLMADVKATNNIYEVK, from the coding sequence ATGCGAAAAATTATATTACTTTCTTTTTTGAGCCTTAGTTTTGGTTCTCTGGTTGCTCAAAATGCTCCTTATTGGCAACAACATGTTGATTATAAAATGGATGTATCCATGGATGTGAAAAACTATTTGTACAAAGGAAAGCAAGAATTGGTTTATACCAATAATTCACCAGATACTTTACGAAAAGTATTTTATCATTTGTTTTTTAATGCGTTTCAACCAGGAAGTGAGATGGACGCTAGAGTCCAAACTATTAAAGATCCTGATGGAAGAATGATAAACAAGATTAAAGTTGACGGTAAAGATGTTAAGGAAAGCCGTATGAAAACTTTAAAACCTAATGAAATAGGTTTTCTTAATATCACCAATTTTAAGCAAGATGGGGTAACAGCAGTAACTAGAACTTCGGGGACAATTATGGAGGTTACTTTGGCTAAACCAATTTTACCAAACTCAAAAACTACTTTTACATTAGAGTTTGACGGACAGGTTCCTGTACAAATTCGTCGTGCAGGAAGAAATAGTACAGAAGGTGTTGCTCTGTCAATGTCTCAATGGTATCCTAAATTGGCCGAATTTGATTTCGAAGGTTGGCATGCAGATCCATACATCGCAAGAGAGTTTCATGGTGTTTGGGGTAATTTTGATGTGAAGATTACAATTGATAAGGATTATACAATAGGAGGTTCTGGTTATTTACAGAACAAAAATGAAATAGGTCACGGATACCAAGATGCAGGTGTTACTGTTGTTTATCCTAAAAAAACAAAAACACTTACATGGCATTTTGTAGCGCCTATGGTACATGATTTTACTTGGGCAGCAGATAATGAATATATTCATGATGTGGTAAAAGGGCCAAATGATGTTGATTTGCATTTCTTTTACAAAAACAATCCGAAAATCATTGAAAACTGGAAAAATCTACAGCCATTAATGGTTAAGGTAATGGATTTTTATAATAATAAAATAGGTCCATACCCATACAAACAATATTCATTTATTCAAGGTGGAGATGGTGGAATGGAGTACGCAATGTGTACTTTGATGTTGGGTAATGGAACTTTACAAGGAATGTTAGGTACAGCAACACATGAGTTAGGACATGCTTGGTTTCAACATGTTTTAGCATCAAATGAGTCTAAGCACCCATGGATGGATGAAGGTTTTACTACTTACGTTGAAGATATGGCTTTGAATGAATTAGCTGGGGATAAAAAGGAAGCAAACCCATTTAAAGGGAATTATACAGCTTATTATAATTTAGTTGCTTCTGGTAAAGAGCAACCACAATCTACGCATGGTGATCGTTATGATGAGAACAGACCTTATAGTATTTCATCTTATGTAAAAGGAAGTATCTTTCTTTCGCAGTTAGCTTATGTAATTGGTCAGGATAATCTTGATGCTACATTAAAGAGATATTATAATGATTTTAAATTTAAACACCCATCACCAAATGATATCAAAAGAACTGCTGAACGCGTTTCTGGAGCTGAATTGGATTGGTATTTAATAGATTGGACGCAAACTACCAATACAATTGATTATGGTATCAAAGAAGTGAGTGATAGTGGTAATAAAACAGTTGTAACTCTTGAAAGAATTGGAAGAATGCCAATGCCTATTGATTTAATTGTAGAATATACTGATGGAACTAAAGAGAGTTTTTATATTCCGTTACGAATGATGAACTTTATAAAAGAGAATCCTAATCCTTCGGTAAAAAGGACAGTTTTAAATGATTGGGCTTGGGCAATGCCAACTTATAACTTTACAATTGATAAAAGCAAAAGCGCTATCAAGAAAATCACCATCGATCCAAGCGGATTAATGGCTGATGTAAAAGCTACAAATAATATATATGAAGTAAAATAA
- a CDS encoding S8 family peptidase, with product MNSIKPIYISAFALMVLAGCGATKQASITTLPVVEIAPAIIKKNAPVTENDLKRWSHLDLVKDTIPGMSVDKAYAELLKNKKGVKVIVGIVDSGVDIEHEDLQGKIWTNTKEIAGNGIDDDNNGFIDDVHGWNFLGDAVNENLELTRIVKKGDDGSAQYKNALAMYNEKYEKALEDKQQVDFLLEVHSTVKKELNKDNYKLEDLNAITSTDPKVARSKMIMTQIFTNAGDTFNPEVDFEEYREQVYDQLNFNLNKEFDGRKIVGDNPEDIKDTRYGNNNVIGPVKDKALHGTHVAGIVAQLRHNNLGGDGVANNVEIMAVRAVPDGDEYDKDIALAIRYAVDNGAKVINGSFGKSFSPHKQWVYDAIKYAAKKDVLIVHAAGNDGYNIDIEKNINYPNDSEDNIKEFADNLITIGAINKVYGEKVVAGFSNFGKINVDVFAPGEEIYATVPNNKYKYLQGTSMAAPNAAGVAALIRSYYPKLTAPQVKHILMNSGVLLPAMVILGENPNPEEKPVAVSSTESSKTGRMVNAYNALLMAEKMSKK from the coding sequence ATGAATAGTATCAAGCCTATTTACATATCTGCTTTTGCGTTAATGGTTTTAGCAGGTTGTGGCGCTACAAAACAAGCATCAATTACAACTCTTCCAGTTGTTGAAATTGCTCCTGCAATTATTAAAAAAAATGCTCCCGTTACAGAAAATGATTTAAAGAGATGGAGTCATCTGGATTTAGTAAAAGATACTATTCCTGGTATGAGTGTTGACAAGGCATATGCCGAATTACTGAAGAATAAAAAAGGAGTAAAGGTTATTGTGGGAATTGTTGATTCTGGTGTTGATATCGAACATGAGGATTTACAAGGGAAAATTTGGACCAATACAAAAGAGATTGCTGGTAACGGAATCGATGATGATAATAATGGTTTTATAGATGACGTTCATGGTTGGAATTTTCTTGGTGATGCTGTAAATGAGAATTTAGAACTGACTCGTATTGTAAAGAAAGGTGATGATGGATCTGCTCAATACAAAAATGCATTGGCTATGTACAATGAAAAGTACGAAAAGGCATTAGAAGATAAGCAACAAGTAGATTTTTTACTTGAAGTTCATTCGACTGTAAAAAAAGAATTGAATAAAGACAATTACAAGCTTGAAGATTTAAATGCTATTACTTCTACAGATCCAAAAGTAGCTAGAAGTAAAATGATCATGACTCAAATTTTCACTAATGCTGGGGATACTTTTAATCCTGAAGTAGATTTTGAAGAGTATAGAGAGCAAGTTTACGATCAATTAAATTTTAATTTGAATAAAGAATTTGATGGTCGAAAAATTGTAGGAGATAATCCAGAAGATATTAAAGATACTCGTTATGGTAATAATAACGTTATTGGACCAGTTAAAGATAAAGCATTACACGGAACTCACGTAGCGGGTATTGTTGCACAGTTGCGTCACAATAATTTAGGTGGAGATGGTGTTGCTAACAACGTTGAAATTATGGCAGTGAGAGCTGTTCCAGATGGAGATGAGTATGATAAGGATATTGCATTGGCAATACGTTATGCTGTAGACAATGGAGCAAAAGTAATTAATGGAAGTTTTGGAAAGAGCTTTTCTCCTCATAAACAATGGGTTTATGATGCTATAAAATATGCCGCTAAAAAAGATGTGTTAATCGTACATGCTGCTGGGAATGATGGATACAATATTGATATTGAAAAGAATATTAATTATCCAAATGACTCAGAAGATAACATCAAAGAATTTGCAGACAACTTAATTACAATTGGTGCGATCAATAAAGTATATGGAGAAAAGGTTGTAGCTGGTTTTTCTAATTTTGGAAAAATAAACGTTGATGTTTTTGCTCCAGGAGAAGAGATATATGCTACAGTTCCAAATAATAAATACAAATATTTGCAAGGAACTTCAATGGCTGCACCAAATGCAGCTGGAGTTGCAGCACTAATTCGTTCATATTATCCTAAGCTAACTGCTCCACAGGTAAAACATATTTTAATGAATTCTGGTGTTTTACTTCCAGCAATGGTGATTTTGGGTGAGAATCCAAATCCAGAGGAAAAACCAGTAGCTGTTTCATCGACTGAATCATCAAAAACAGGGAGAATGGTGAATGCTTATAATGCGTTATTGATGGCAGAAAAAATGTCAAAAAAATAA
- a CDS encoding LamG-like jellyroll fold domain-containing protein, with product MNKKLLLLLLLANFLSYSQTPNVPSYVPTDGLIAYYPFNGNANDQSGNASNGTPTDITLTSDRLGVPNTAYSFNGTSSNIEALIYNIPKYNSPRTISGWFKTDDAFASPNKYEICIFNYGILEKTQRLSLSVYSKGYFNVVNGPVFSDNSFYINNFDYSNNDWYFYTLTYDGSKASIFINGEFVSENIISLNTTGNTLKIGQRISGDTTDESFKGKIDDIGIWNRVLTQTEIIALYESENTANSYTLIPDENFEKKLIDLGIDSGTPDGKVLTSNVSSLTSLDVSSSLISDLTGIQDFTSLNILNCENNKLLTLDISNNKLLKELNCRYNNLTALELSANINLTSLDCIYNQITNLDVSKAEHLESLLCNSNQITHLDVTNNLVLNWFGCNGNKLTTLNVSKNKNLRFLDCGFNQLSSLDITSNKDLSYLNCYYNKLTSLDVSMLTELTDLACSSNQLSNLDVSKNIKLKSLLCENINVPTLDLSKNTALEELYCGNGQLTNLNVSKNKALTHLYCQNNQLIYLNIKNGSNSLLTDVDFTQNPNLTCIQVDDIANSNANWSTQKDVSASYDTNCTSNFVQIPDQNFEQKLIDLGIDTDGKNGMVLDSSISQITHLDVNSSAIKDLTGISGFISLRGLKSSNNQLINLDLSKNTLLDSLDTSMNNLVTLNIKNGNNTKLYIPNLNFTGNPYLTCIQVDDEAYSNTNWTTQKDTTASYSSNCILNFVQIPDQNFEQKLIDLGIDKDGKNGMVLDSSISQITYLNVNSSAIKDLTGISGFISLRGLKSSNNQLVDLDLSKNTLLDSLDTSMNNLVTLNIKNGNNTKFYIPNLNFTDNPNLVCIQVDDVAYSNANWATQKDAIASYNTNCTSDFALIPDQNFEQKLIDLGIDTDGLNGKISNSKLNTITYLDLSNSNITSLAGIQNFTALTYLDCNSNNLQSIDVSQNKLLTKLSLHDNKLTKLDVSANKELYNLTFSMNQISTIDLSQNTEIHSLAADRNKLNTIDLSANPEIESLYCGNVNLTTLNVSNLPNLINLNCTYTNISEIDVTANPKLEMLYFNNANLTTLNVSKNPLLTHLNVSNNQLTTLDLSNNPLLKVVFIEFNPLTSLNIQNGNNKNFKVPNTSKKNTEVEVLTSFLNNTKLSCIKVDDVAYSNANWSKIKDKSATYNTECNEELALPTNNFIVETKGESCLGENNGEISISAKQTFAYTATINGKTTVFTNNLLKVIGLTPGNYPISITIPGQIFEQKFNITIAKGATISGKSNITARKVDVEITEGTAPYTVFVDGQAQFQTTDSNFSLDLNKGGLLEVATAKACEGIFSKKIPSLDVIKSLVAHPNPTSGNFEIDIPSNKKEIKIEVYNFGGQLVSTKNYNVEDGKAYLNIENQASGIYAVKIYLDTPEYIKIIKK from the coding sequence ATGAATAAAAAACTACTCTTATTGCTATTACTAGCAAACTTTTTAAGTTACTCCCAGACACCAAATGTCCCTAGCTACGTTCCTACAGATGGTTTGATAGCCTATTATCCTTTTAACGGAAATGCAAATGATCAAAGTGGCAATGCATCTAATGGAACTCCAACTGACATCACTCTAACATCTGATAGATTGGGAGTGCCCAATACCGCTTACTCTTTTAATGGAACAAGTAGTAATATTGAAGCTCTAATATATAATATTCCTAAATACAATTCTCCTAGAACAATCTCGGGGTGGTTCAAGACAGACGATGCGTTTGCATCTCCAAACAAATATGAAATTTGTATTTTTAACTATGGTATTTTAGAAAAAACACAAAGACTTTCTCTTTCTGTTTACTCAAAGGGATATTTCAATGTAGTAAATGGCCCTGTTTTTTCTGATAACTCATTCTATATAAACAACTTTGATTATTCAAACAATGACTGGTATTTCTATACCCTTACCTATGATGGAAGTAAAGCTTCAATATTTATTAATGGTGAATTTGTATCCGAAAATATCATAAGCCTAAACACTACAGGAAACACTTTAAAAATAGGCCAAAGAATCTCTGGAGACACTACCGATGAAAGCTTTAAAGGAAAAATAGACGATATTGGAATTTGGAATCGTGTCTTAACTCAAACAGAAATCATCGCTTTGTATGAGTCTGAAAACACAGCCAATTCTTACACATTAATCCCTGATGAAAACTTTGAAAAAAAATTAATAGATTTAGGAATTGATTCTGGTACTCCAGATGGAAAAGTACTAACTTCAAATGTCTCATCACTTACTTCATTAGATGTTTCATCAAGTTTAATTTCAGATTTAACAGGAATTCAAGATTTCACTTCATTAAATATATTGAATTGTGAAAACAACAAACTTTTGACCCTTGACATTTCAAATAACAAACTCCTGAAAGAATTAAATTGCAGATATAATAATTTAACCGCTTTAGAATTATCAGCAAATATAAATTTAACTTCATTAGATTGTATTTATAATCAGATTACTAACCTTGACGTATCCAAAGCGGAGCATCTTGAATCATTATTGTGTAATTCTAATCAAATTACCCATTTAGATGTGACTAATAATTTAGTTTTGAACTGGTTTGGTTGTAATGGCAATAAACTAACAACTTTGAATGTTTCAAAAAACAAAAATTTGCGTTTTTTAGACTGCGGATTTAATCAACTGTCATCACTAGATATTACTAGTAACAAAGATTTATCTTATTTAAATTGTTATTACAATAAACTCACTTCATTAGATGTTTCTATGCTTACTGAGTTAACGGATTTAGCTTGTTCCTCAAATCAATTGAGCAACCTAGACGTTTCTAAAAATATCAAACTAAAATCTTTACTATGTGAAAACATCAATGTTCCAACTCTTGATCTCTCTAAAAACACAGCTCTTGAAGAATTATATTGTGGAAATGGACAACTCACAAATTTAAATGTTTCCAAAAATAAGGCACTAACCCATTTATACTGCCAGAATAACCAACTAATTTACTTAAACATTAAAAATGGATCAAATTCACTACTTACCGATGTGGATTTTACACAAAATCCAAATTTAACATGCATACAAGTTGATGATATAGCTAATTCTAATGCAAATTGGTCAACTCAAAAAGATGTATCAGCAAGCTATGATACTAACTGCACATCAAATTTTGTCCAGATTCCAGATCAAAATTTTGAGCAAAAATTAATAGATTTAGGAATTGATACAGATGGAAAGAATGGAATGGTACTAGATAGTAGCATTTCACAAATAACTCATTTAGATGTTAATTCTAGCGCTATAAAAGATTTAACTGGAATAAGTGGTTTTATTTCACTTAGAGGTCTAAAGTCATCAAACAATCAATTAATAAACTTGGATTTATCTAAGAATACTCTTTTGGACTCTTTAGATACTTCTATGAACAATCTTGTAACATTGAATATCAAAAATGGAAATAACACTAAATTGTACATCCCAAATTTAAATTTCACTGGCAATCCATATTTAACCTGCATACAAGTTGATGATGAGGCTTATTCTAATACAAATTGGACAACTCAAAAAGATACAACGGCAAGTTATAGCAGTAATTGTATATTAAATTTTGTTCAGATTCCAGATCAAAACTTCGAACAAAAATTAATAGATTTAGGAATTGATAAAGATGGAAAGAATGGAATGGTACTAGATAGCAGTATTTCGCAAATAACTTATTTAAATGTTAACTCTAGTGCTATAAAAGATTTAACCGGAATAAGTGGTTTTATTTCACTTAGAGGCCTAAAGTCATCAAACAATCAATTAGTAGATTTGGATTTATCTAAGAATACTCTTTTAGATTCCTTAGACACTTCTATGAACAACCTTGTGACATTGAATATCAAAAATGGAAATAACACTAAATTTTACATTCCTAATTTAAATTTCACAGACAACCCAAATCTAGTCTGTATTCAAGTAGACGATGTAGCTTATTCTAATGCAAATTGGGCAACTCAAAAAGATGCAATAGCAAGTTATAATACTAATTGTACATCTGATTTTGCCCTGATTCCAGATCAAAATTTTGAGCAAAAATTAATAGATTTAGGAATTGATACAGATGGTCTAAACGGAAAAATTTCCAATTCAAAACTCAACACCATCACTTACCTAGACCTTTCGAATAGCAACATAACTAGTCTGGCTGGAATTCAAAATTTCACAGCCTTAACCTATTTAGATTGCAATTCCAACAATCTTCAATCTATTGATGTTAGTCAAAACAAATTACTAACCAAGTTATCATTACATGACAACAAACTAACCAAATTAGATGTTTCTGCAAACAAAGAATTATATAACTTAACATTTAGCATGAATCAGATTTCAACAATTGATTTATCTCAGAATACAGAAATTCATTCTCTAGCGGCAGATAGAAATAAGTTAAATACTATTGATCTTTCTGCAAATCCTGAAATAGAATCATTATATTGTGGTAATGTTAATCTTACAACACTAAATGTTTCAAATCTACCAAATCTAATAAATCTAAATTGTACTTATACCAACATTTCAGAGATTGATGTCACTGCAAATCCAAAATTGGAAATGTTATATTTTAACAATGCAAACTTAACAACATTAAATGTTAGTAAAAACCCTCTTTTAACACATCTAAATGTTAGCAATAATCAATTAACAACTTTAGACCTATCCAATAATCCTCTTTTAAAAGTTGTCTTTATTGAATTTAACCCTCTAACGTCATTAAATATACAAAATGGCAATAACAAAAACTTTAAAGTACCTAACACCTCTAAAAAAAATACTGAAGTTGAAGTATTAACTAGTTTTTTAAACAACACAAAACTTAGCTGCATAAAAGTAGATGATGTTGCTTATTCAAATGCAAACTGGTCAAAAATTAAAGATAAAAGTGCAACTTACAACACAGAATGTAATGAAGAACTGGCTTTACCAACAAACAACTTTATAGTTGAAACAAAAGGAGAATCTTGTCTTGGTGAAAACAATGGGGAGATAAGTATTTCTGCTAAACAAACATTTGCATACACAGCTACTATAAATGGAAAAACAACCGTTTTTACCAATAATTTACTAAAAGTTATTGGCTTAACTCCTGGAAATTATCCTATTTCGATTACAATCCCTGGACAAATTTTTGAACAAAAATTTAATATCACTATTGCTAAGGGAGCAACCATTTCTGGAAAATCTAATATAACAGCTAGAAAAGTTGATGTTGAAATTACAGAAGGAACAGCTCCTTATACCGTTTTTGTTGATGGCCAAGCGCAGTTTCAAACAACCGATTCTAATTTTTCTTTAGATTTAAACAAGGGCGGTTTATTAGAAGTAGCAACTGCTAAAGCTTGCGAAGGTATTTTTTCTAAAAAAATACCTTCATTAGATGTTATAAAAAGTTTAGTAGCTCATCCTAACCCAACATCGGGAAATTTTGAAATCGACATACCATCTAACAAAAAGGAAATCAAAATAGAAGTTTACAACTTCGGAGGTCAATTAGTTTCTACTAAAAATTATAACGTAGAAGATGGGAAAGCATATTTAAATATCGAAAACCAAGCTTCTGGTATTTATGCTGTTAAAATCTATTTAGACACTCCAGAATACATTAAAATCATAAAAAAATAA
- a CDS encoding DUF418 domain-containing protein, whose protein sequence is MTNHHQPINQSKRTAIIDILRGWALFGVAVGNYSGFQHIGIPNKTKNSILSEVLHNFDQFFLAGKSWTLLTILFGYGFAILINNVKSKGRNPVLFFSWRMLLLFVFAFINSLFWFGDILRDYAFLGLILLFFSRSSAKTLGYISAILILAVPFIMVYVKGFSPEKISVLTNPEYLKLYHSGNWLDFFKFNLTASFYEQIIVPGYAITAHIVMLACMLFGVLLQKIDFFNRLNEMKKNLKYVLIFSIPFLVLLGLSFYFAVNNKIGFIKFFHPYFWFIISTMLPIATGICLLYINGKLKTIFTYFSACGKMTLTNYIFQNILGAFIFSGIGLGIGNTMPYWFYFSLAVFVFIIQLFISKWWLSKYNYGPIEWLWRSASYRELFPFKKPTENNIPIETNTQIAK, encoded by the coding sequence ATGACAAATCATCATCAACCAATCAATCAATCAAAAAGAACAGCAATAATTGACATACTAAGAGGCTGGGCCCTTTTTGGGGTAGCAGTAGGCAATTATTCAGGATTTCAACACATTGGAATACCTAACAAAACCAAGAATAGTATTTTATCTGAGGTACTACATAATTTTGATCAATTTTTTTTAGCTGGAAAATCATGGACTCTATTAACCATTCTATTTGGCTATGGTTTTGCGATTTTAATTAATAATGTTAAATCAAAAGGCAGAAACCCTGTTCTTTTTTTTAGTTGGCGAATGTTACTGCTTTTTGTCTTTGCCTTTATTAATTCCTTATTTTGGTTTGGTGACATCTTAAGAGACTATGCCTTTCTAGGACTGATATTGTTATTCTTTTCAAGAAGTTCAGCAAAAACATTAGGTTATATTTCTGCTATCCTTATTCTTGCTGTTCCCTTCATAATGGTTTATGTCAAAGGATTTAGTCCCGAAAAAATATCAGTTCTCACAAATCCAGAATATTTAAAATTATATCATTCTGGAAACTGGCTTGATTTTTTTAAATTTAATCTAACAGCTTCTTTTTATGAGCAAATTATTGTTCCTGGTTACGCCATTACCGCACATATTGTAATGCTGGCTTGCATGCTTTTCGGCGTTCTTCTTCAAAAAATAGATTTTTTCAATCGTTTAAACGAAATGAAAAAAAATTTAAAATATGTACTTATATTCAGCATTCCTTTTCTTGTCCTTCTAGGTCTCAGCTTTTACTTCGCTGTCAATAATAAAATCGGATTTATTAAATTCTTCCATCCCTATTTTTGGTTTATTATAAGCACAATGCTCCCTATTGCAACTGGAATTTGCCTACTATATATTAACGGAAAACTAAAAACAATTTTTACCTATTTTAGTGCCTGTGGCAAAATGACATTAACTAATTATATCTTTCAGAATATATTAGGCGCCTTTATTTTCTCCGGGATTGGTTTAGGAATAGGAAACACAATGCCTTATTGGTTTTACTTTTCATTAGCTGTTTTTGTTTTTATTATTCAATTATTTATCAGCAAGTGGTGGCTTTCAAAATACAATTACGGTCCAATAGAATGGCTTTGGAGATCTGCTAGCTATAGAGAGTTGTTCCCTTTTAAAAAACCAACAGAAAATAATATTCCGATAGAAACCAATACACAAATAGCCAAGTAA